A stretch of the Kroppenstedtia eburnea genome encodes the following:
- the ilvC gene encoding ketol-acid reductoisomerase: MAKVFYGSDADLGHLKEKTVAVVGYGSQGHAQAQNLRDSGVHVVIGLRKGRSWEQAEQDGFEVLPVDEAVKQADVVQLLMPDEVQAQVYKNQVAPHLKPGSALFFSHGFNIHFGQIDPPEDVDVVLIAPKGPGHLVRRVYVEGFGVPALIAVHQDASGKARALGLAYAEGIGATRAGVIETSFKEETETDLFGEQAVLCGGVSQLVKNGFETLTEAGYQPEIAYFECLHELKLIVDLMYEGGLAGMRYSISDTAEYGDYVSGKRVVGDASREAMKEVLREIQDGTFAKRWIRENEEGRPEFNRIAEAEKAHQIEQVGGKLRKTFSWLDEKETVKP, from the coding sequence ATGGCAAAAGTGTTTTACGGCAGCGATGCAGACCTCGGACACCTGAAGGAAAAGACGGTTGCAGTGGTGGGTTACGGCAGTCAGGGTCACGCTCAGGCCCAAAACCTGCGGGACAGCGGGGTTCATGTGGTGATCGGCCTGCGCAAGGGCCGCTCCTGGGAACAGGCGGAACAGGACGGTTTTGAAGTATTGCCTGTGGATGAGGCGGTGAAACAGGCGGATGTGGTTCAACTCCTGATGCCCGACGAGGTGCAGGCCCAAGTTTACAAGAATCAGGTGGCCCCCCATTTGAAACCGGGCTCCGCCTTGTTCTTCTCCCACGGATTCAACATCCATTTCGGTCAGATCGATCCACCGGAAGATGTCGATGTGGTCCTGATCGCCCCCAAAGGGCCGGGTCATCTCGTTCGCCGGGTGTATGTGGAAGGGTTTGGAGTGCCTGCCCTGATCGCTGTGCATCAAGATGCTTCAGGGAAGGCCAGGGCCTTGGGACTCGCTTATGCCGAAGGGATCGGAGCCACCCGGGCCGGCGTGATTGAGACCAGTTTCAAGGAGGAGACAGAGACGGATCTCTTCGGGGAGCAAGCCGTTCTCTGCGGCGGAGTCAGCCAGTTGGTGAAAAACGGATTTGAAACCCTGACAGAGGCGGGATATCAGCCGGAGATCGCCTATTTTGAATGTCTCCATGAACTGAAACTGATCGTTGATCTCATGTACGAGGGAGGACTCGCCGGAATGCGTTATTCCATCAGTGACACCGCGGAATACGGGGACTACGTAAGCGGTAAGCGGGTGGTGGGTGACGCCTCCCGGGAAGCGATGAAAGAGGTGTTGCGGGAAATTCAGGACGGCACCTTCGCCAAAAGGTGGATTCGGGAAAATGAAGAGGGAAGGCCGGAGTTCAACCGAATCGCCGAAGCGGAGAAGGCTCACCAGATCGAACAGGTGGGTGGCAAACTGCGGAAAACTTTTTCCTGGCTGGATGAAAAGGAAACGGTGAAGCCCTGA
- the ilvB gene encoding biosynthetic-type acetolactate synthase large subunit, with protein sequence MAQRLAMSAERSEDLTQPQQEYSGSEILLRCLIEEGVEVIFGYPGGAVLPIYDSLYHGAVKHLLARHEQGAIHAAEGYARATGKPGVVIATSGPGATNLVTGIANAQMDSIPLVCITGNVNQDLIGTDAFQEADITGITMPITKHSYLVTDVRELPRVVKEAFHIASTGRPGPVLVDIPKDVSNGKTGYHYPEQVHIRGYQPKTDPHPLQITRLHQALAEAKKPLILAGGGVVTSGGEHELIAFAETARVPVTTTLMGLGGFPGQHPLWLGMPGMHGTYAANHALLECDLLIGIGARFDDRVTMGRLDKFATGAKIVHIDIDPAEIGKNVDTYIPIVGDVKKSLSAALEGLPRSRSEAWVKRVQGWYREKPNRYRDSDQVLKPQWVIRHLHESTGGDAIVTTDVGQHQMWVAQYFPFAKPRSFITSGGLGTMGFGFPAAIGAQLAHPEATVISVTGDGGFQMTSQELAVIALGNIPVKVAVLNNRCLGMVRQWQEVFYKKRYSEVDLADSPDFVKLAEAYHVKAWRAESKEEAARAWKEALSAPGPAVVDFRIHPEENVYPMVAPGKGLDEMIMGEEES encoded by the coding sequence ATGGCCCAACGGTTGGCGATGTCAGCAGAGAGAAGTGAGGATTTGACACAGCCGCAGCAGGAATACTCCGGTTCGGAAATTTTACTCCGATGTCTGATCGAAGAGGGAGTGGAGGTGATTTTCGGATATCCGGGCGGGGCGGTGTTGCCCATTTACGATTCCCTTTACCACGGGGCTGTGAAACATCTGTTGGCCCGTCACGAACAGGGAGCGATCCATGCCGCCGAGGGATATGCGCGGGCGACAGGAAAACCGGGAGTGGTGATCGCCACCTCGGGACCCGGAGCGACCAACCTGGTGACCGGAATTGCCAATGCTCAGATGGATTCCATCCCCTTGGTCTGCATCACGGGCAATGTGAACCAAGACCTGATCGGAACCGACGCGTTCCAGGAAGCGGATATCACAGGGATCACCATGCCGATCACCAAACACAGCTACCTGGTCACTGATGTCCGGGAGCTGCCCCGGGTGGTGAAGGAGGCTTTCCACATCGCGTCCACGGGACGACCCGGCCCGGTCCTGGTCGACATCCCCAAGGACGTATCCAATGGGAAGACGGGATATCACTATCCCGAGCAAGTCCACATCCGGGGGTACCAGCCCAAGACCGATCCGCATCCCTTGCAGATCACCCGGCTGCACCAAGCGCTGGCAGAGGCGAAAAAACCCTTGATCCTGGCGGGAGGCGGGGTGGTCACCTCCGGAGGGGAGCATGAGCTGATCGCCTTCGCCGAGACAGCCCGGGTTCCCGTGACGACCACCCTGATGGGGCTGGGCGGGTTTCCCGGCCAACATCCGCTGTGGCTGGGAATGCCGGGGATGCACGGCACCTACGCCGCCAATCATGCCCTCCTGGAATGTGATCTGTTGATCGGGATCGGGGCCCGCTTCGACGACCGGGTGACCATGGGACGCCTCGACAAATTTGCCACCGGCGCCAAGATCGTCCATATTGACATCGACCCGGCGGAGATCGGGAAAAACGTGGATACGTATATCCCGATTGTGGGAGATGTGAAAAAATCACTCTCTGCCGCCCTGGAGGGACTTCCCCGCTCCCGGTCGGAGGCATGGGTGAAGCGGGTGCAGGGATGGTATCGGGAAAAACCCAACAGGTACCGGGACTCCGATCAGGTGTTGAAACCCCAGTGGGTGATCCGTCATCTCCATGAGAGCACCGGAGGGGACGCTATCGTCACCACCGATGTGGGTCAGCACCAGATGTGGGTGGCCCAGTATTTTCCCTTCGCCAAGCCCCGTTCCTTCATCACCTCGGGGGGGCTGGGGACAATGGGATTCGGATTTCCCGCCGCCATCGGGGCCCAACTGGCCCACCCGGAAGCCACCGTGATCAGTGTCACCGGAGACGGGGGATTTCAGATGACCTCTCAGGAGCTGGCGGTGATCGCCCTCGGCAACATCCCCGTCAAAGTGGCGGTGCTCAACAACCGATGTTTGGGAATGGTCCGACAATGGCAGGAGGTTTTCTACAAAAAGAGGTACAGTGAAGTGGATCTGGCCGACAGCCCCGATTTTGTCAAACTGGCTGAAGCCTACCATGTGAAAGCCTGGCGGGCGGAGAGCAAAGAGGAAGCCGCCCGGGCATGGAAGGAGGCGTTGTCCGCTCCGGGACCCGCCGTCGTCGATTTTCGCATCCATCCCGAGGAGAATGTGTATCCGATGGTGGCCCCCGGAAAAGGCCTCGATGAAATGATCATGGGGGAGGAGGAGTCATGA
- the ilvN gene encoding acetolactate synthase small subunit, with protein MRHILSVLVNDQPRVLARVAGLLGRRNFNIESISVGESEEPGLSRMVIATRGDEQTMEQVQKQLHKLVDVIKVQDLHDHSAVERELLLVKVGAGPATRMEISGIIEPFRASIVDVGPHSLIVQATGERSKLDALMELLHPYGIKEVARTGVTALSRGANKAGVALTAGG; from the coding sequence ATGAGACATATCCTGTCTGTGCTTGTCAACGATCAACCCCGGGTGTTGGCCCGGGTGGCGGGACTTCTCGGGCGGCGCAATTTCAACATCGAGAGCATCAGTGTCGGAGAGTCGGAGGAGCCGGGTCTGTCGCGGATGGTGATCGCCACCAGGGGAGACGAACAGACCATGGAACAGGTTCAAAAGCAACTTCACAAGTTGGTGGATGTGATCAAAGTCCAGGATCTTCACGACCATTCCGCGGTGGAGCGGGAATTGCTCCTGGTCAAGGTGGGAGCCGGCCCGGCGACACGGATGGAGATCAGTGGAATCATCGAACCTTTCCGTGCCTCCATCGTCGATGTGGGACCCCACAGCCTGATCGTGCAGGCAACCGGAGAACGATCCAAGTTGGACGCCCTGATGGAGCTTTTGCACCCCTACGGGATCAAAGAAGTGGCCCGAACCGGGGTGACTGCACTCTCCCGGGGGGCGAACAAGGCAGGGGTGGCTCTCACCGCCGGTGGTTGA